Sequence from the Pseudomonas frederiksbergensis genome:
TACTCATAAGCATGGCAGGCGTCCATGCTGCTGATTTGCCGTTTGTTTCTGCCTCACTCTGCGGCTGTTGGCTACGCTGATCAGAAAAAACAGGCAAATCAGGCTTTTTTGTTCTTTTTTTCGAACAGACTATTGTCCTCGGACCCCATCGGCCCTAGGATTCGTTTGAGATTTCAAACGCTCTTGTCTGGGTGCTGAACCGCACGTCTGTGCTTATGTGCGTTATTTCTGTGCTTCAGCCCGGTGGATGATTTCCCTGACGGCAGCCCATAAGGCGCCTTTCTACAACTCTAATTCGCTCCGCGTGCGCGCGGTGCTGTTAAGGAAAGCCGACATGCAGCTTAAAGACACCCAGTTGTTCCGCCAGCAAGCCTTTATCGATGGCGCTTGGGTCGATGCGGACAATGGTCAGACGATCAAGGTCACCAACCCGGCAACGGGCGAAGTACTGGGCACTGTGCCAAAGATGGGCGCTGCCGAAACCCGTCGCGCGATCGAAGCCGCCGACAAGGCGCTGCCGGCCTGGCGTGCACTGACCGCCAAGGAGCGCGCCAACAAGCTGCGCCGCTGGTATGAATTGCTGATCGAAAACCAGGACGATCTCGGTCGCCTGATGACCCTCGAGCAGGGCAAGCCGCTGGCCGAAGCCAAGGGCGAAATCGCTTATGCCGCCTCCTTTATCGAATGGTTCGCCGAAGAAGCCAAGCGCATCTACGGTGACGTGATTCCGGGCCACCAGCCCGACAAGCGCCTGATCGTGATCAAGCAGCCGATCGGCGTGACCGCAGCCATTACCCCGTGGAACTTCCCGGCCGCGATGATCACCCGCAAGGCCGGCCCGGCCCTGGCCGCCGGTTGCACCATGGTCATCAAGCCCGCTTCGCAAACCCCGTTCTCGGCCCTGGCCCTGGTTGAACTGGCGCACCGTGCCGGCATTCCGCAAGGTGTGCTGAGCGTGGTCACCGGCAGTGCTGGCGACATCGGCGGCGAGCTGACCAGCAACCCGATCGTACGCAAGCTGTCCTTCACTGGCTCGACCGAGATCGGTCGCCAGCTGATGGCCGAATGTGCCAAGGACATCAAGAAGGTTTCCCTGGAGCTGGGCGGCAACGCGCCGTTCATCGTGTTCGATGACGCTGACCTGGATAAGGCCGTCGAAGGCGCGATCATTTCCAAATACCGCAACAACGGCCAGACCTGCGTCTGCGCCAATCGCCTGTACATCCAGGATTCGGTGTATGACGCGTTCGCCGAAAAACTCAAGGCCGCAGTGGCCAAGCTCAAGATCGGCAATGGCCTGGAAGACGGCACCACCACTGGCCCGCTGATCGACGAAAAAGCCGTCGCCAAGGTCCAGGAACATATCGCCGATGCCGTCGGCAAGGGCGCAACCGTGCTGGCGGGTGGCAAGGCGATGGAGGGCAATTTCTTCGAGCCAACCATCCTGACCAACGTACCGAAAAATGCCGCCGTGGCGAAGGAAGAAACCTTCGGCCCGCTGGCGCCGCTGTTCCGCTTCAAAGACGAGGCCGAAGTGATCGCGATGTCCAACGACACCGAGTTCGGCCTGGCTTCGTACTTCTATGCCCGCGACCTGGGCCGTGTGTTCCGTGTGGCCGAAGCCCTGGAATACGGCATGGTCGGCGTCAACACCGGGTTGATTTCCAACGAAGTCGCGCCGTTCGGCGGCATCAAGGCCTCGGGCCTGGGTCGTGAAGGCTCCAAGTACGGCATCGAGGATTACCTGGAAATCAAATACCTCTGCCTGGGTATCTGATCTGCTTCAAGCGCAAAGGGCACGAGAGCGCTGTCCCTTTGCGCGTTTCACCCGTTCTGTTTCTTGTGGCCGGAACGCTGCGGCAGTCGATCATCGCATGCTGTCGCAGTTGCCTCCCCGCCATGTATTCCTTGAGCCACGCCGACCGATGAGCGGCGAATGAGGACTGTAATGAGCAAGACTAACGCTGACTTGATGGCCCGCCGCACCGCCGCTGTTCCCCGTGGCGTCGGCCAGATTCACCCGATCTTCGCCGAATCGGCGAAGAACGCCACGGTAACCGACGTTGAAGGTCGTGAATTCATCGACTTCGCTGGCGGTATCGCCGTGCTGAACACCGGCCATGTGCACCCGAAGATCATCGCCGCCGTGACCGCACAGCTGAACAAGCTGACTCACACCTGCTTCCAGGTCCTGGCCTACGAGCCGTACGTGGAACTGTGCGAAAAAATCAACGCCAAGGTCCCAGGTGATTTCGCCAAGAAAACCCTGCTGGTGACCACCGGTTCGGAAGCGGTGGAGAACGCCGTGAAAATCGCCCGCGCCGCCACTGGCCGTGCCGGCGTGATCGCGTTCACCGGCGCTTATCACGGCCGTACCATGATGACCTTGGGCCTCACCGGTAAAGTCGTGCCGTACTCCGCCGGCATGGGCCTGATGCCTGGCGGTATCTTCCGCGCCTTGTACCCGAACGAACTGCATGGCGTGAGCATCGACGACTCCATCGCCAGCATCGAACGCATCTTCAAGAACGACGCCGAGCCACGCGACATCGCCGCCATCATCATCGAGCCGGTCCAGGGCGAGGGTGGTTTCTACGTGGCGCCGAAGGAATTCATGAAGCGCCTGCGCGCCTTGTGCGACCAGCACGGCATCCTGCTGATCGCTGACGAAGTGCAGACCGGTGCCGGTCGTACCGGTACTTTCTTCGCCATGGAACAGATGGGCGTTGCCGCCGACCTGACCACCTTCGCCAAATCCATCGCTGGCGGCTTCCCGCTGGCCGGTGTCTGCGGCAAGGCCGAGTACATGGACGCCATCGCGCCGGGTGGCCTGGGCGGTACCTATGCGGGTAGCCCGATCGCTTGTGCCGCAGCGCTGGCGGTGATGGAAGTGTTCGAAGAAGAACACCTGCTGGATCGCTGCAAGGCCGTGGGCGAACGCCTGGTGACTGGCCTCAAGGATATCCAGAAGAAATATCCGGTGATTGGTGAAGTACGTGCCCTGGGCGCGATGATCGCCGTGGAGCTGTTCGAAAATGGCGACAGCCACAAGCCGAACGCCGCCGCTGTGGCGCAAGTCGTTGCCAAGGCGCGTGACAAGGGTTTGATCCTGCTGTCCTGCGGCACCTACGGCAACGTCCTGCGGGTGCTGGTGCCGCTGACCGCGCCGGACGAGCAACTGGACAAAGGCCTGGCGATCATCGAAGAGTGCTTCTCCGAACTCTGATATTTACGAGCTCTGAGTTGTGCACTGACCCACAAAAAACCCGCTTCGGCGGGTTTTTTCATATCCGGGAACAGGTTCCCGATGTGGTTGAGCTGTCTGGAACGACCACTATTGTCTAAGGTGCATGTATTACATGGGAGCGATGCGGCATGACGGCTGTGGATTTACCTGCTGGACCGCGTGTACTGATTGCCGAGGCCGACCCGGCGTCCAGGGAGCTGCTGGAGCAGGCGTTGTCAGCGGTGCGCTGCGACGCTCGGGTGGACACCTGTGGCGAA
This genomic interval carries:
- the gabD gene encoding NADP-dependent succinate-semialdehyde dehydrogenase, which gives rise to MQLKDTQLFRQQAFIDGAWVDADNGQTIKVTNPATGEVLGTVPKMGAAETRRAIEAADKALPAWRALTAKERANKLRRWYELLIENQDDLGRLMTLEQGKPLAEAKGEIAYAASFIEWFAEEAKRIYGDVIPGHQPDKRLIVIKQPIGVTAAITPWNFPAAMITRKAGPALAAGCTMVIKPASQTPFSALALVELAHRAGIPQGVLSVVTGSAGDIGGELTSNPIVRKLSFTGSTEIGRQLMAECAKDIKKVSLELGGNAPFIVFDDADLDKAVEGAIISKYRNNGQTCVCANRLYIQDSVYDAFAEKLKAAVAKLKIGNGLEDGTTTGPLIDEKAVAKVQEHIADAVGKGATVLAGGKAMEGNFFEPTILTNVPKNAAVAKEETFGPLAPLFRFKDEAEVIAMSNDTEFGLASYFYARDLGRVFRVAEALEYGMVGVNTGLISNEVAPFGGIKASGLGREGSKYGIEDYLEIKYLCLGI
- the gabT gene encoding 4-aminobutyrate--2-oxoglutarate transaminase, whose amino-acid sequence is MSKTNADLMARRTAAVPRGVGQIHPIFAESAKNATVTDVEGREFIDFAGGIAVLNTGHVHPKIIAAVTAQLNKLTHTCFQVLAYEPYVELCEKINAKVPGDFAKKTLLVTTGSEAVENAVKIARAATGRAGVIAFTGAYHGRTMMTLGLTGKVVPYSAGMGLMPGGIFRALYPNELHGVSIDDSIASIERIFKNDAEPRDIAAIIIEPVQGEGGFYVAPKEFMKRLRALCDQHGILLIADEVQTGAGRTGTFFAMEQMGVAADLTTFAKSIAGGFPLAGVCGKAEYMDAIAPGGLGGTYAGSPIACAAALAVMEVFEEEHLLDRCKAVGERLVTGLKDIQKKYPVIGEVRALGAMIAVELFENGDSHKPNAAAVAQVVAKARDKGLILLSCGTYGNVLRVLVPLTAPDEQLDKGLAIIEECFSEL